CAGTCAGCATGCACAATTTATCGAAACTGATGCGAATGCGAAGTTAGTTATATCATACCGATTATCGATGATGTCCTAGTGCACTCTTGACTGGTCATAGCAAAGCAACAGAACAAGATATAATGTGAAATTTTGACCAAACAAAAGGTAAACTCCTCAAATTCGAGCACTATGATGCGCGAGCATATCAGCACGCAGGTGGTGACACAACACCTCCCAGCAGCATATCAACAACTGCGCAGCAGCATATCAGCCCTAGCCCTCAGTGCAGATGTCGACAGTGCAGGAGAATTTCCTACTTGTCCAGCGGCTTGCTAAGTTCGAATCCGTAAGCAAATTGCAACGTGAATATAGTCGTGGATACTTCCACAATATGCCAACATTGTTAGTGAGTTCAAGGATAAAACATTCTGCGATTTGAAcgtgatgaacgacctgaccctcgagctgggcaggaggacaCAAGCGGCCTGGAGAGCTAGAGAGTATTACATCgaagatgtagtgaagaagaccaggaacacccggcaccgtgctcacctcttcaacaccaccgtacttcctgctttgacctatgcttcggaaacctgggcatttcgcaagcaggaagaaaacgtggtgagcgtcattgaacgtgcaattgagagagtgatgctaggagcaTCCCGTTTCAAGCAATTGAgcgacgggattcgaagttctctcctacgtcagcgatcgaagattagagacgccgccgcgtttcccaaggaaagtaaaatgagGTTCTCCGgacgtgatgcgcttcaacgacaaccgttggaccagagccgtgagcgactgggttccccgcgatatcaAGCGCAcaacaggaagaccgccaaaccgatggtcagatttcttcacgaagtccttcaaagaaaaatatgatgctcttcgtgcctcacgcgaaaggaggaaccactgggctgcTCAGGCATGCGATCgggagaaatggaagaattactggaccagttcgaagatcaacgggagtcaaggtatTCAAGGtgataatttaaaaagataagtGAGCTTTAAATGTGTATTCGGCAACACAATTGTACTGTTTTACACTGATAAAGAGATGATCagaagttcgatccccgcagggatcattatttttgcaaaacaaaaaaaaacggctgaaaaagaagcagaacacgttttaaaacaattttctcacaaaagcattctctcattattttctacattttacacACAATTCCACTCATTGAAAGTGGTTACAGACGATGaatagttcgatccccgccggaatctagatttttgcataaccgaaaaaaaaatcactaagaaGGACATTTCATCGGCAATCTTTTGAAATTGTACTCAGAGCACTGCCACATACAAAAGGGTTATATAGAGGTTGTTTTAGCGATTAAAACCAggccttaattggaaattactgctggacaggtCTGATTTTGttagcttgaaataaacatgaataacgcATCAATGAACAGAGGAAGGAAGATAAGGGCGACTGCGTtctgtagaggaagatttgcgctacaaaatgttcgaaaaatctttttaatggatcctctggttttttttgaaacctagttgagaaaaaaatgagaaatttaaaaatttttctcacctttttctcaactacctTTTTTTGAGAACGAAAACTACctgcaaaaaagtaaaaaaaaaaatatgatagcTAAAATATTCCTCTACAAAATACTTCAAGCCGAACTCGTTTTCATAAACTATGAGCTGAGTTATAGGAATTTGTTTAAAGTCATAccgattttgacgcgttgcagaaaatctgagatttcgcacttCTTTCCATTGCAAGATTACGGTGACGccgttgaaaaattatttggaTAGGGCGTCAACGAAAACCCTTAGGTGCAAATTTTGGCGtctgtaggtgttctggtttctctgaaaagctagttgagaaaaactcaaaaatttgaggcaaaaattgggatttttctcaatcaggtttcaaaaagactaggaaagctagaggCACCAagctttgtagaaatatagaagaaatccatCTCTACAGATCGCATCCAGCTTTATTGCATGAtattcactttgagcgtcgatattcagaaacacgtggagcctactttgtactaattttaaccctactGCGCCTAtagatatcttttttttcgctcagtagcagcatcagaattgcttttttcgactgaaaatgagaaattcgtcactgagaaatgtgctctttatATTCTTTCACTCTAAATGCAAGGATACCACTTTTggcagggattgatccctgaaCGTCACAATAAGAACAGCGAGGCATCACACAGAGCCATCCAATAATAGTGAATTACAGCATCAGCCATTATTTCAACAGAGGATGTAATGCCCAATTAGCAGATGTCCTTATCGAAGTCCTTGTAATCGTGCATCAATAAGCGATCGATAGGGAAAGGTCAGGCATGCACTTTAtctgcactacacttaccaacttgagccagcgtatttgcttttcattgaagtcatgcttctacttttacttagtgctcttatacttctgttagcttctgaagatctcgttAGTCATCAAGTTTATCATCCAttcctaagcgaattttcgacgctACGTTTCTGTACAATTGTGG
The Necator americanus strain Aroian chromosome I, whole genome shotgun sequence genome window above contains:
- a CDS encoding hypothetical protein (NECATOR_CHRI.G3143.T1), whose amino-acid sequence is MNDLTLELGRRTQAAWRAREYYIEDVVKKTRNTRHRAHLFNTTVLPALTYASETWAFRKQEENVVSVIERAIERVMLGASRFKQLSDGIRSSLLRQRSKIRDAAAFPKESKMRFSGRDALQRQPLDQSRERLGSPRYQAHNRKTAKPMVRFLHEVLQRKI